The following are encoded in a window of Rosa chinensis cultivar Old Blush chromosome 4, RchiOBHm-V2, whole genome shotgun sequence genomic DNA:
- the LOC112198071 gene encoding uncharacterized protein LOC112198071 → MSSRWIRPEVYPLFAATGVAVGICAMQLVRNITSNPEVRVLKENRAAGILDNFEEGEKYKEHGLRKFVRKRNPEIMPSINKFFSDPN, encoded by the exons ATGTCTAGCAGATGGATCAGGCCCGAG GTGTACCCACTCTTTGCAGCAACTGGTGTAGCTGTTGGTATCTGTGCAATGCAACTCGTTAGAAACATCACGAGCAACCCTGAAGTGAG GGTTTTAAAGGAGAACAGAGCTGCTGGAATTCTAGACAACTTTGAAGAGGGTGAGAAATACAAAGAACATGGACTTAGGAAGTTTGTTCGCAAGAGAAACCCCGAGATCATGCCATCCATCAACAAATTTTTCTCAGACCCAAACTAA